gcataaatgttcGAGTTAACATGAAAAGGTTTTACACTcgttaaaataaagtttctaaTAAGGCGCGACTGTTCTTGAAATACTTCgaaagattctttttttttttttacttttgtgtaaTAAAAAGGGTTCCGTGGATATTAAATGTTCTTAATGGAACCattaatgccaaaaaaaagaatttttagAACTTGAATGTTTAGAGTTTAAACTGTATTTGAAGAgtttgcaaagaaaaacatattatttattttgttgcataTAATGAAGCTTTGAAGAACTGAGAACTTAATATTGTGATCTTGCAGTCTTAATATGATCATGATTCTATATGACTATTTCAGTTTCTCACGTAGGCCTGTTGTATTTAAGGAtaagaaatttttaatcatttaatttaatttaaaaatgctctATGTTTTCTCTATGCTCTATGTTAAACCTATGTTTTCTTCAAACCTTATACTGAATATTCAATATCCCTTTTTAGGCAAGACACAGACAAAATCGGTCAGTTTGTGATTTTGggctatatatattttgttttgatgatTCACATTATTTCAGACTAgtgcaaagaaaacattcaaaaacattcacaattaAGTATAACGTtttttacactatatatatgtgtgtgtgtgtgtgtgtgtgtgtgtgtgtatatatatatatatatatatatatatatatatatatatgtgtatgtgtgtgtgtgtgtgtgtatatatatatatatatatatatatatatatatatatatatgtatatatgtttgtgtgtatatatatatatatatatatatatatatgtgtgtgtgtgtgtgtgtgtgtgcatatttaattacaaaactcCTCATATACCtcataaatttaaaaagcaatatttcTGGAAACATTTGTCTTAATGTACTGTGATTAATCAACCAGGATGTTAGTTACAATTCTTATTTTGACCCGTTCACCTGTATAGTCTTGCATTAAAATCCTTGTTTATATCTGTTCCTTCCAGACTGGAGGGAGCTTCCTTCAGGAGGGATGCTGAAGGACTTTCGGGAGCATGACATGAGGTTGCTGTTTCTTGCATCAGATGACATGCAGATTAAACTCTCAAAGGGGAACTAAAGCCACGAGTGAGATACTGGTAACCTCTTTGCAGCATGTAAAGTAGATTTCTCTTGTGCATCGcattgttactttttatgggAAGTAGTCTGTGGGTTCATAAGAGCCCGCTGAGATAAATTGCAAAAGTAGAAACTCGCTGAAATGACCTCTGAATGAAGTTCTGTGCCCTGTATGAAATTGAGAACGTCTTATTGTTGTTATAGTGATTTGAATAATGAAtaggaaaaagtaaaatatatttgtatatatatatatatatatatatatatatatatatattttttttttttttttttttttttcatggaaatctataataaaaaaggttgtagaaataatgcaataaaaacttaTAGCTTAGCTATTTTTGTTATGTTGaaggtttatatatattcataatttgaCAGTCCAAAAATTAGGGATCTGTATACTGTAGTGAAGACGATgcataaaagttaaaaataacttttttcatttttattaaaatattcttttttttaatgaacagtaTTATAAAGTTTTCCTCAGGAAACTAATTAAACTAatcgagcaaaaaaaaaaaaaaaaaaaaaaggaatttatttttaacacagaATACAAAGgtctttttctgttcattttagcCCTGGTTTAATATTggcatatgtaatatatttaatattggcATGTCTCCATTGcgttattaattttaataggtGAATCAAACTGATTTAATAGCCTCGTCacgttttttacagtgtttcgTGTGCTTAACGTAAAAACTATAATGTTCTTAATCAACTACATCATTAAATTATAACCCTTGTACGCGACAGTTTTGAGTGTGGGCTATTTAAAGTTTCTGAGGAGATTTCTGTTAAATGAGCGACAGATAAAAAGTAATGGCGTCTTTCGCAGCCAATAAAACTCGACAGAGGCGGGCGCAGAACCGTTAAAGTAGGCGACTGCCGCTGATGGCGTGAACGGACGCCGGTGACTGGCGTCGCCTTCAGCCAATAGGAACGCGTCAGGGGCGGGGCGCTCCTGCTGCTGCGGGAACAGCTGGAGATGATTGGCGTCGTTTGCGGCCAATGGGAAGGCCTCGGGGGCGTGGTTTTCTCTGAGTGATGCTGCTACCGTACGAACAGCTGGAGATGCGCTGTTGTCAAAAGAAGCTCGACGATCATCAGGTGATGTGAACTCAACCGACCGCTCCATTCAGCTGATTCATCTTCTTTTGCAGACTGCTGACACTCTTCTTAGCGACTCCGCCGACTGCTCAATAGTTAAAACCAGGTACGTTCTGTTCATTTAATTGCATGAAACTGTTTTCCCCCTGCTATATAGTTCAATTAAATTACACGTGATCAGTATAGCCATGACAAGTAACTGAATATCCAAATGGAGTACGATGTGACCACCAGATGGTTAATTTAATGAGGTattgggtatatatatatatatatatatatatatatatatatatatatatatatatatatatatatatatatatgaccacTAGATGGTTAATTTAGTTGGGTATTGGGTGTTCGTATAAATAGGACAAAACATTAccacacatgtatgtgtgtgtagaagTTGCAAAATAATATCAGCTctctataataaaaatataacatagttttatatatatatatatatatatatatatatatatatatatatatatatatatatacacaaaacaaatggtaatatttaaacataataataataataaaatataaaaaatattacaaatataaaaattttacatcaaaacctactgcaatacaatataatagtttgataaatatgtatatacaaatgaaAGATTTCAATCATAGAAAATGAGGCCTTTTGTTCACTCACTAGTTGTGATCAAACCACAATCAAAGTGAGAACACCCTGAGAACATGTGAAACAAACACGTAATGCTTCATTTATCACACAAAGGTTGTTAGCGCTTTATTTCTCAACCGATTTACAGGTTTGGTGCAGATTTACAGTTTCCGTGTTACTACAGAATGATTACAGCAGGGATAGCcagttatatttaattatttaatgaattcttTATTTACTCACGgtccaaatcttttttttttttataacacacGCACTCCCCGACAAACGCAGCTTTGAAGTTGCATGCTTTGCCGCTTTGCCACCAAACAGTTTACAAAGGTCAACCAAAGGGTGGAATCTaccacaaaacacatttctgctATTTAACAGACGTTCTTACACCAGGATGTAAATTCATACCCCAGGGACCATgttgcaaaatacaaaaaaaaagcatacatcCAGTTCGCTTACGGACGTTTACCTACCTGATGTGCGTTTGCTGCACCATAAACAAATGATAACGTAGAGGCACGATCATTTCGAAAGCGTGCATATGTAGCCTGTCTTTTGCTTCTCGAGCTTCTAAGACCGTTTGCTCTTGTCATTTGGTATGCAAATACAAATCTTACTTGCTATTTTTGGCGCACACGGGTTTCTCATCCCACCGATACACGCACACACCGACCATTAGCTTCAGCCACCAACGGCTGAACTGTCTGCGCTCTACAGGTGCCAGTTGCACAGGGTTTTGAAACattagcaaattattatttgctGTAGCGTTCTAGAGCTCGTTTATTTTCATTCCCCTGCCCAAACAGCTTCGACTAGTCTCGACAAAGGTGTTTGTTGTTGGAGCTCTGATGGTTTTGGCCCCGTGAGGGACCCAGCAATTAGTCCCCTCCGGCCCCAAAGCAAGTGCTGCTCTGCGGGAGCCCGTCGGCGTACCGTTGacactgtttgtgtgtattcTTTTCCACTGTCTGGCCTCTGGGAGGATCTCAGAGGAAGCTGAATGTACACGAGGGCAGACAGGATCCAGAGGTGCAATAGTTGCATTATTACTTTCTACTTCTTTcatttttgaacacttaaacacTATTTAATTGCGTGCAAGctacaaaattacaaattaaaatagcttaaaatagtttatatatatatacacacacgcacacacacatacatgaattTTAGAAAAGGTGCACTTCTCAAATTTAAGCAGATCAACGAAACTGTACAAATGGGATCAAACAAATTTGCgagcaacttaaaaaaaaacaacatatatatgtatatatatgttttattttatgtacggTCCAACTTAAGCAGTTAAGATTTAAAGTAGTTagattaaagtatttaaattaagtagtaaatgatttttcactATTTAATTGTGTgcaagttatttaaaatggtaaaattttatatatattttatatatatatatatatatatatatatatatatatatatatatatatatatatatataaaatgacagcctacttaatatttatatagcatgtatgtatctgtgtgtgcgtaaatatatatatatatatatatattatataagtataaatattattgtgatttaattcataaaaaaatataacaattttagAAAAGGTCCACCTCTAAAATTAACCATCAGTGTGGCGAAggtcaattattaattttttgctttatttatttatttcatctgtGGAAACACTACATCTTTTGATGCCTTTCTAATTCTAATCAAGCCACTATTAGCGCGTTACAAATGAGATCATACAAATTTGCCACCAGTTCGTCAGGACTAACATAACCGTTACGAAATGTCGAGTGCACTGGGCATGATATTTCTGTCCGCTGTAGCATCTCCAATCAGTTTGTTGATTTGTCTCCCAAAAACCAACTCACggctcaaaacaacaacaaagcgtTGTAGTGATGCTTACAGTCGCGTTGGTCTGCGAGCGAAATCGTTCGCAAATTTGAGGAACTTTAAACTTAGCCCAACACGTTGTTGGTGATAGCGATCTTGTCACAAATGCTTCTCACTTCCTCGCTTTACATTTATATCTCATGACCAACTGCCCGACAGTGATGCAGGCCACCTGTCAAAGCcttttaggtgtgtgtgtgtgtgtgtgtactggtatTCTCTTTATATGGTTATAATGGCACAAAACAAGGATCCTTCCACTTGTCCGTCTGTGAGCCAAGGGGTGGGTGGCTGCGAGGGCAACGGGCGCTCGTGGATCGTGGGAACAGCATCACTCTCTTTGTATAAACCACTGGCTTTGAGATCTTAAAAATAGATGAGGTTAAACATGCCTAATATGAGAGAGAAAGGCATAGCTGAAGTCCCTGGGCTTTTACGTTAGCCGTTAGCCGCTTTGCTAACGGCAGCATTAGGTCTGAAAGATATTTATTTCTCAGCGGGGACTGATAGCTAATGCATTAGCAAAATCAAAATTACGATTGCATTTGTGTCGTGAAGATTAGAAGTCTcgatttttggctttttttgaaGCGAGTCGTGGGTATGAAAACTCGACTTCATCTTAAAACCAACGCTTGAGGCTCGGTGTTACGGGCGCTTCCTGTGTCTGTTTGCCTctttaagtaaaataatgttttcccCAATTGTaggtcgctttggataaaagcccCCCCCCCTAAAATCAAGCGCCGGTGTCTGTTCGGCTCATGGGAGAACAGGGGGTGGACGGGGACTTTCCCTTCATCCAAACGCACTATTATTTTAAGTGCGGATGTAAAGCTTACGCTAACTTTACTCTACCTTTAAATGGAGATGGCATATTTTTAAGCCGTGCCCTGTGGAAATGTTCATGTTTGTGTTGGGATAACCCAGACTGCGGGGGTGTTAGCCTGTGCGCCCCGGGCTAACTTTACTCCCAGCTGACCCTCTGGAGGGTAAAAGTACACAAACGGCTGTAATGCGTGGTTGGGAAGTTGGGCTGGTGGTTGGTATTGGCTGAACGCATAAGCAGTTCCCACTATATTGacaaaagcaatatatatatacggatGTTACTGCGGCAGTATGACTGCCAGTCAATTGTGAAACACTATGTACATAGGCCtacaatatttcattaaatgtatactgtaatatataatgtgcatattatattaaattacatattaagtgttttatttattatttataatatattatgtatgtgtgtgtatatatatatatatatgtatgtatatatatatatatatatatatatatatatatatatatatgtaataagttctaatgctaaattatatttttccttCTGTTGATTTAGGAAAGACCCGCACCGAACAAAAAACATCATGGGGCGTAAGAAAATACAGATCTCTCGGATCCTTGACCAGCGAAATCGACAGGTTCGTTCTTGTTTGTTACGTGCTGTTGAAATGTCGGCATCCAAACACATTTAGCTTCTTTAAAATAGTCTCTTGTTGGTTGATAATGTAAGTCGAGTTTGATTTGAACAATTAGTATTTGATTGGTGGATGTTATCCTGTGTTATTACCAGAGACCTTTTTTATTCCAGCTATACAGACACAATacttaaaacagtatttaattttgaaCACTATAGTATTGGGAGCAATTCTCACTAACTAGCTGCctattttttacatattctatgcattttttccccagtaactattaataagcggcACAATAGGAGTTTATTGAGTCAAAATTAATTGAATGGTTTATTAATAGAGAGatttggaccttaaaataaagcgtgactgatttttttatatatataatattatgaaaagaACTTTTTTTCAGCTGCACTGATCTTTTTGGAGTAATAAAACCGAGGCCTTTCCCGTCGATTTCATGTCGTAAATTAATCGATATATCTTAGTTGTTCGTATATCTGACCACGAAAATGGGGCTTGCTCGCTTTTCCCTTTTATGCAACTTTTTATGTAACGTTTTCACACGTTCGACCGTTCTCACACGAAAACCAATGGCGGACGGTAAACTATGCTCCACATcagaaagtgatattttaaTCCAGGGCAAAAGGCCTCGAGGCGAGAAACACGAGCTTTGCCTTGGGGCGAAGAAAACGTATGTCCAAAAAAAGACACCAAAACGACGCACAGCGTGAGAAGTCAAACCATTATAGCATTGTGGCATCTATCAGACGTTTCTGTAACAATGCTCCTGTGGTTTGTTCTCTTCTTCAAGGTGACATTTACCAAGCGCAAATTTGGTCTGATGAAAAAGGCCTACGAGCTGAGCGTGTTGTGCGACTGCGAGATCGCTCTCATCATCTTCAACAGCACTAACCGTCTTTTCCAGTACGCCAGCACCGATATGGACAAAGTGCTGCTGAAGTACACCGAATACAGCGAGCCTCACGAGAGCCGCACAAACACTGACATCCTGGAGGTACATGCCAAATCTTGCAATTTTTCGAGTGCGCTCATTATTGGTAATTTACCAAATCTGATGAGCTACCGCTACGGTTTTCCTGCACTTGATATAATTGTAacataaccaaaaaaaagtccCACAGCTGGTTCGTAATTGCAAATAAAGCCGGCGGTGTGTTGCCCTGAACATCACGCAGGCATGCCTGTATATTTAGAAAAGACCATTGTGCTTcgttttgcattaagttttcatttaaaaatcatatttttgaattattttattcaaatgacaTTGTTTTAATCAGCCAAGGAGGCTTTAAACTGTGactgtaaagacatttaaaaggtCACAAAGTTTTCTGTTTATAAGGAAATGGTGtgcttttgaattttctgttcatcaaagcgtgctgaaaaaaatagcacattttgcacaaaaatattaaagagctGTTTTCAactttgatgatgatgatgatgataacagCATCAcatcagtattttatttctgaagtatccgactggagtaatgatgctgaaaattcagttttgaacatataaaatatattaaaaaggaaaactaaaaaaatttaacttaaggttaaaaaatatttaaaaatgtaaaaattataataaaaatataaagaaattttgatatatatatatgtatttttttatatttgtttgtgtactgtgtacatttattatgtacattttgtaGAATTATACACAGACTTATATAATatgctatgtttatattataaatatatttataaataatataaatgatatgactatacatatatgcatggaAATACATGTAACTATTTTCAAAAGGCATGCATGTAATATGTATACAAGAACATTTATTTCGGATgcgattaataatttgacagcacttttttttacattagaaaTAGTTTCATTCATTAGGTTTCATATCGTGTTGAGTTGTGGTGCTCATATGAGAGACGGCGGTTCGAATCCTGCTCCAATTTTCCCTCTTTCACCCCAGCTTCTCTCTCCTTTCTCATCcgtcctctttctctttcactccAGACTTTGAGAAGGAAAGGCCTGGGGCTGGATAATGTAGAGCTTGATCACGAGGACAGCGTGACGATGGGAACGGAGAAATACCACGACGGCATGGACCTCTCCATCGCTCGCCAGCGCTATTATGTAAGTAAAAtcgaaatcaaataaatgcgtgTCTTTATCTGACAGCAATGCCTAAAGTAATGTCATAAATCCTCTCACAGGCTCCTTCTCTCCTGCCTTCTGAAATGATGGGTGCAAGTACCGAAAACGGCTACAGCAACTCCTCCAATGCAAACCTAGTTTCCCATCGGACTCCGTCCTACAAACCCTTGTGTACCAGACCGGGCTCAACCGGTTCTGTCGGCTCCAACTCCCACCCGGCTCTCATGGGCCCACATGCAGGTAAGGTCCACCATCTCCGAATATCTGTTAACATGCCTAGACttatcctgtccataaaaacgGCCTCCCTTTTGAGTTTACGGTTTAGTTGTTGTGGTTTCGTGCTATTTTCGCTGTGAACGGCAATATGGAAGGCAGACGGGGCCAGCggtttttaaaagcactgtGAAATTCGGCCGTGTTCGTCCACGGTTTTTCTTGTATCCGTGTTTTGTACAACATTCACAATCTGGCCCTATTAAGGCGTCTGTTTTGGCACGGCTTCTGTAGTATGTGATTAAAGACGCACAATTGTTAGTGTGTTAAGATGAGACGTCTGAACGTGTCTCTCAGCACGCACACGTTCTGGTCGTCTTCGAATGTGTAATACTTTTTAAAGCAGATTCACCTTTAGATTCACCTTTAAAGTCTTCAGTTTGTTCCGCCGTTGCTTTAATGACATCCACTGTACTAGATATCCCTTCATTTAAAGTAGTTCACACCGTCCAAACCCGtaaagaccttcgttcatctttttttttggatgagatCCGAGGGCTTTCTGactctccatagacagcaaaaCAACTAACAAGAATCGTTCAAGAACCATAAACAGTTTATGTGATATCAGTGCGTCAatcgtaatttttttttaagctaagaGTTTGCTTTTTTGCGTAAAGAAAACTCAAAATAATGACCGTATTCAACCGTGTCAGTCTTTGACATGAGCTCACGACAGCAGcagtattttctttattttgcttgATAACattatggactattttaacaatgtcctcaCTACCTTTGTCGGTCTTGAACCTGtcttgtgttcagaagatgagcGAAGGCGTTACAGGTTTGGACGGGCACAAGGGTGAGCAATTGATCACAGAATGCTCATCTCTTTAATGTGACAATATAAATTAAGACTTTTCTACCTGATATAAAATGCTGAACTAAACAGCTAAAACAAATCGTAAGACTGACCCCACACAATGTACCGATGCATTATCCCACAAGAACAAATATAATGTGTGATTGTTTCATATGTGCCTACCAGCGTACGGTTATGGCAACCTCCATAAATAAACATGGGGTCTGTTGTTTGTGTGCATACGTGCAGAGTTGAATTGGGAAAGCGGATAACTCCGTTTTGaaccattttcaaaaaacacgtttttttttcatcgcGCGTTGtctaaatttgttaaaaatgatgacaaaatacagctaactggcgctttttaaaacactttcattttgaaaaaagaatCAAACgcaatttttgaaaatgtaaaaatgtcagtttttgcaaataaaccccttatataatatcatagcat
This window of the Puntigrus tetrazona isolate hp1 chromosome 22, ASM1883169v1, whole genome shotgun sequence genome carries:
- the mef2b gene encoding myocyte-specific enhancer factor 2B isoform X2, with protein sequence MTCRLNSQRGTKATSEILTADTLLSDSADCSIVKTRKDPHRTKNIMGRKKIQISRILDQRNRQVTFTKRKFGLMKKAYELSVLCDCEIALIIFNSTNRLFQYASTDMDKVLLKYTEYSEPHESRTNTDILETLRRKGLGLDNVELDHEDSVTMGTEKYHDGMDLSIARQRYYAPSLLPSEMMGASTENGYSNSSNANLVSHRTPSYKPLCTRPGSTGSVGSNSHPALMGPHAGLGYSMFSHGGLSRGLEMKTPPPLNMAGDGRRAEAHGGLCGTRSSLANARALYQSMHAGGHMMAMGKTGLLGHGLSNYGASEYSHPSYSVGFQRNSMNTWQPLSHQDSHQSMISPGMAAGGNHSYLSQCSSPSSPPHPSLNLSIKSERTSPEHMLSATPPSRHMLQHSPMEEPKAPGCPPSEEYSAVERDEAQKSYSGQHGPNRETGEGKNPQPLKQADGSNGWIR
- the mef2b gene encoding myocyte-specific enhancer factor 2B isoform X1, translating into MTCRLNSQRGTKATSEILTADTLLSDSADCSIVKTRKDPHRTKNIMGRKKIQISRILDQRNRQVTFTKRKFGLMKKAYELSVLCDCEIALIIFNSTNRLFQYASTDMDKVLLKYTEYSEPHESRTNTDILETLRRKGLGLDNVELDHEDSVTMGTEKYHDGMDLSIARQRYYAPSLLPSEMMGASTENGYSNSSNANLVSHRTPSYKPLCTRPGSTGSVGSNSHPALMGPHAGLGYSMFSHGGLSRGLEMKTPPPLNMAGDGRRAEAHGGLCGTRSSLANAVRESTKRALYQSMHAGGHMMAMGKTGLLGHGLSNYGASEYSHPSYSVGFQRNSMNTWQPLSHQDSHQSMISPGMAAGGNHSYLSQCSSPSSPPHPSLNLSIKSERTSPEHMLSATPPSRHMLQHSPMEEPKAPGCPPSEEYSAVERDEAQKSYSGQHGPNRETGEGKNPQPLKQADGSNGWIR